A window of Fusobacterium sp. SYSU M8D902 contains these coding sequences:
- a CDS encoding cob(I)yrinic acid a,c-diamide adenosyltransferase has product MKDVYTNLIKVYTKKGDSGETGLFGGSRISKDSLKVEAYGSIDEAAAFIGEARARLEDRELKDILYKIQEKFLVVGAHLASDKKGIGKLKESIEDSDIEELERVIDKYSKTLLPLYKFIIPGESIESASLHIARTVVRRSERRMVALKGEEGIDPSLLKYVNRVSDVLFVISRVVEDNIKVKTISKVILNNLNIVQKRLNLESAKKIVEAGERKAKELGLDFVIAVVSKDGKLILEAKMDEAIFASIDIAFKKAYTAAALKIATSDLTELTKPTGSLYGLQNDSRYIVFGGGELLKIDGEIVGAVGVSGGSVEEDTAVAKACVEAFEKI; this is encoded by the coding sequence TTGAAAGATGTCTACACCAATTTGATAAAGGTATATACAAAAAAGGGTGACTCAGGAGAAACAGGATTATTTGGAGGAAGTAGAATTTCCAAAGATAGTCTAAAAGTGGAGGCTTATGGCAGTATAGATGAGGCAGCAGCCTTTATAGGAGAAGCTAGAGCCAGATTAGAAGATAGGGAGTTAAAAGATATTCTATATAAAATACAGGAAAAATTTTTAGTAGTAGGAGCTCATCTAGCTAGTGATAAAAAAGGGATAGGAAAGCTCAAAGAGAGTATAGAGGATAGTGATATTGAGGAGCTAGAAAGAGTAATAGATAAGTATTCTAAGACACTACTTCCACTATATAAATTTATAATCCCTGGAGAGAGCATAGAGAGTGCAAGTTTACATATAGCTAGAACAGTAGTGAGAAGAAGTGAAAGACGAATGGTAGCTCTAAAGGGAGAAGAGGGTATTGATCCAAGCCTATTAAAATATGTAAATAGAGTATCAGATGTGTTATTTGTAATTTCCAGAGTAGTAGAAGATAATATAAAAGTAAAAACAATTTCAAAAGTGATTTTAAATAATTTAAATATTGTTCAAAAAAGATTAAATTTAGAGAGTGCTAAAAAGATAGTAGAAGCAGGTGAGAGAAAAGCTAAGGAATTAGGATTAGATTTTGTTATTGCAGTAGTGAGTAAAGATGGAAAACTTATCTTGGAAGCAAAGATGGATGAAGCTATTTTTGCAAGTATAGATATAGCCTTTAAAAAAGCTTATACAGCAGCAGCTTTAAAAATAGCTACCTCTGATTTAACAGAATTAACTAAACCAACAGGATCACTATATGGACTACAAAATGATAGTAGATATATAGTTTTTGGTGGTGGTGAACTACTGAAGATAGATGGAGAGATAGTTGGAGCAGTAGGAGTCAGTGGTGGAAGTGTTGAAGAGGATACAGCAGTAGCCAAAGCTTGTGTTGAAGCTTTTGAGAAGATATAG
- a CDS encoding diol dehydratase small subunit: MDQQLLEKMIREVMLSMAKGESNSINTVTKTCGTTTKEDYPLSKKKADVVKSATGKKLDEFTMENVMNGTIGAADCRIAPETLEMQAQVAESVNRHSFARNLRRAAELISIPDDRILEIYNYLRPYRATKAELLEIADELEHKYAAKVNAEFVREAAELYEKRDRLRKD, translated from the coding sequence TTGGACCAACAATTACTTGAAAAAATGATAAGAGAAGTTATGCTTTCTATGGCTAAAGGAGAGAGCAATAGTATAAATACAGTAACAAAAACTTGCGGAACAACAACTAAAGAAGATTATCCATTGAGCAAGAAAAAAGCAGATGTAGTAAAATCAGCTACTGGAAAGAAATTAGATGAGTTTACAATGGAAAATGTAATGAATGGAACAATAGGAGCAGCAGACTGTAGAATAGCTCCAGAAACTCTTGAGATGCAAGCTCAAGTAGCTGAGAGTGTAAATAGACACTCTTTTGCAAGAAACTTAAGAAGAGCAGCAGAATTGATATCTATACCTGACGATAGAATATTAGAGATATATAACTATTTAAGACCATATAGAGCAACAAAAGCAGAGTTATTAGAGATAGCTGATGAGTTAGAGCATAAATATGCTGCAAAAGTAAATGCTGAATTTGTAAGAGAGGCAGCAGAACTATATGAAAAAAGAGATAGATTAAGAAAAGATTAA
- a CDS encoding propanediol/glycerol family dehydratase medium subunit codes for MQLNENEIRGLIEEVIRRYAGQEVATPTPVKEEKKVVTSGNLVIEEAGEAKKSTKSDEVVIALAPAFGKFQTETITHIPHIDVLKELMAGIEEEGLTPRVIRVLRTSDVSILANDGAKLSGSGIGIGIQSKGTTVIHQKDLFPLTNLELFPQAPLLEREHYRMIGKNAAKYAKGESPKPVTQMNDQMARPKYQAIAALLHIKETEHVVVNAKPVELKVSFK; via the coding sequence ATGCAACTTAATGAAAATGAAATCAGAGGATTAATAGAAGAAGTTATAAGAAGATATGCAGGACAGGAAGTGGCTACTCCTACTCCAGTAAAAGAGGAGAAAAAAGTAGTTACATCTGGAAATTTAGTTATAGAGGAAGCTGGAGAAGCTAAGAAGAGTACAAAGAGTGATGAAGTGGTAATAGCTTTAGCACCAGCTTTTGGAAAATTCCAAACTGAAACAATAACTCATATACCACATATAGATGTATTAAAAGAGTTGATGGCTGGAATAGAGGAAGAGGGATTAACTCCAAGAGTAATTAGAGTTTTAAGAACTTCAGATGTTTCTATACTAGCAAATGACGGAGCAAAATTAAGTGGATCAGGAATAGGAATAGGAATACAATCTAAAGGGACAACAGTAATTCACCAAAAAGATCTATTCCCATTAACTAACTTAGAATTATTCCCACAAGCTCCATTATTAGAGAGAGAGCACTACAGAATGATAGGAAAAAATGCTGCTAAGTATGCTAAAGGAGAATCTCCAAAACCAGTAACTCAAATGAACGATCAGATGGCAAGACCTAAATATCAAGCTATTGCAGCATTATTACATATCAAAGAGACTGAACACGTTGTAGTAAACGCTAAACCAGTTGAATTAAAAGTAAGTTTCAAATAA
- the pduA gene encoding propanediol utilization microcompartment protein PduA — MGNALGLIETKGLVGAIEAADAMTKSANVELVGYEKIGSGLVTVMVRGDVGAVKAAVDAGAAAAERVGKVESVHVIPRPHTDTEKLLPKLVK; from the coding sequence ATGGGAAACGCATTAGGATTAATAGAAACTAAAGGATTAGTAGGAGCAATAGAAGCAGCAGATGCAATGACAAAATCAGCTAATGTAGAGTTAGTAGGATATGAAAAAATAGGATCTGGATTAGTAACTGTTATGGTAAGAGGAGATGTAGGAGCTGTTAAAGCAGCAGTAGATGCAGGAGCAGCAGCAGCTGAGAGAGTAGGAAAAGTAGAATCAGTTCATGTAATTCCAAGACCACATACAGATACAGAAAAATTACTTCCAAAATTAGTTAAATAG
- a CDS encoding iron-containing alcohol dehydrogenase: MEIFQADTEIFAGIDTEKVLDQISCKKYFFMTDPMMEKIGMSKKIEDILKRKGIVYEVFSEIEVNPSLDSIKKALEKVVEFSPEKIIALGGGSTLDSAKAVSYFMGRSGIELPVIAIPTTCGTGSEVTSYAVITDTKNMVKIPIKDNKMIPKIAILDPEFTKTLPKSVVADGGIDALTHAIEAYTSKGANLYTQIYALYAIKTIFKNLLKMFENIADRDSRVEMGKASCIAGFSFEKAGLGINHSIAHNIGGKFHKAHGRANGVVLPYVIRFNSTDLETARRYYEIAKELELPANTIEEGAKSLAIAIEVLNEKLGIQSCVRDLGVEESLYRSLIPEMAEVAMNDICTSGNLKRVTLEDMKKIFEMIY; this comes from the coding sequence ATGGAGATATTTCAGGCAGATACAGAGATATTTGCAGGGATAGACACAGAAAAAGTTTTAGATCAAATATCTTGTAAAAAATATTTTTTTATGACAGATCCAATGATGGAAAAAATTGGAATGAGTAAAAAAATAGAGGATATTTTAAAAAGAAAAGGTATTGTTTATGAAGTATTCAGTGAGATTGAAGTGAATCCGTCATTAGATTCTATAAAAAAAGCACTAGAGAAAGTAGTTGAGTTTTCTCCAGAAAAGATTATAGCTTTAGGTGGAGGATCAACACTGGATTCTGCTAAGGCAGTTTCATATTTTATGGGGAGATCTGGAATAGAGCTTCCAGTGATAGCTATTCCAACTACTTGTGGAACAGGGTCAGAGGTCACCTCTTATGCAGTTATAACTGATACAAAAAATATGGTGAAGATACCAATTAAAGATAATAAGATGATACCAAAGATAGCTATATTGGATCCAGAGTTTACAAAAACACTACCAAAATCAGTGGTAGCAGATGGTGGAATAGATGCATTAACTCATGCAATAGAAGCATACACATCTAAAGGAGCAAATCTTTATACACAGATATATGCACTTTATGCAATAAAAACTATATTCAAAAATCTTTTAAAGATGTTTGAGAATATAGCTGATAGAGATTCTAGAGTAGAGATGGGAAAAGCTTCATGTATAGCTGGATTTTCCTTTGAGAAGGCAGGGTTAGGAATAAATCATAGTATAGCCCATAACATAGGAGGAAAATTTCATAAGGCTCATGGAAGAGCAAATGGAGTAGTTTTACCATATGTGATTAGATTCAATTCAACAGATTTAGAAACAGCAAGAAGATATTATGAGATAGCTAAAGAGTTGGAGTTACCAGCAAATACAATTGAAGAGGGAGCAAAGAGTTTAGCTATAGCTATAGAGGTATTAAATGAGAAATTGGGAATTCAAAGCTGTGTTAGAGATTTGGGTGTAGAGGAGAGTTTGTATAGATCTCTTATTCCTGAGATGGCAGAGGTAGCTATGAATGATATATGTACATCAGGAAATTTAAAGAGAGTTACACTGGAGGATATGAAAAAGATTTTTGAAATGATATATTAA
- a CDS encoding glycerol dehydratase reactivase beta/small subunit family protein, with amino-acid sequence MQRGKKEEIGINIFYFSEIEIDERLSNILWGIEEEEIPFILRSCNESDAKILGYNGAKESKLQVGIGIGREEITLYHEKLKLEKPLFKYDIHSNNDILRALGINGARLIKGNPFIIPEETGGEK; translated from the coding sequence ATGCAGAGAGGAAAAAAAGAGGAGATAGGAATTAATATTTTCTATTTTTCAGAAATAGAGATAGATGAGAGATTGAGTAATATTCTATGGGGAATAGAAGAGGAAGAGATACCATTTATACTAAGGAGCTGTAATGAGTCTGATGCTAAGATATTGGGGTATAACGGAGCAAAAGAATCTAAGCTACAGGTAGGAATAGGGATTGGAAGAGAAGAGATCACTCTTTATCATGAGAAGTTAAAATTAGAAAAACCATTATTTAAATATGATATTCATAGCAATAATGATATCCTAAGGGCTTTGGGAATTAATGGTGCGAGATTGATCAAGGGAAATCCATTTATTATCCCAGAGGAGACAGGAGGGGAAAAATGA
- a CDS encoding EutN/CcmL family microcompartment protein, whose amino-acid sequence MFLAKVVGKVVSTTKDEGLNGKKILITAPVDMDGNLVNEKRIVSIDSVGAGIGDLVLITTGSVSAYAFAENGNVAIDSAIVAIIDTIEKN is encoded by the coding sequence ATGTTTTTAGCAAAAGTGGTTGGAAAGGTTGTTTCTACAACTAAAGATGAGGGATTGAATGGAAAGAAGATCCTAATTACAGCTCCAGTAGATATGGACGGAAATCTAGTAAATGAAAAGAGGATTGTAAGCATAGATAGTGTAGGAGCGGGAATAGGAGATTTAGTTTTAATTACAACAGGAAGTGTATCTGCTTATGCTTTTGCTGAAAATGGAAATGTAGCTATTGATTCTGCTATTGTGGCAATAATAGATACAATAGAAAAAAATTAG
- the pduB gene encoding propanediol utilization microcompartment protein PduB, translated as MQDNLVEKMMAEVMEKLKEKSGEAPKVECAPARECRLTEFVGVTTHGDGIGLVIANVDPALHEAMGLDKKYRSIGIIGARTGAGPFIMAADEAVKATNTEVIAIELPRDTKGGAGHGSLILFGAEDVSDAKRAVEVAIAAVTEKFGDVYGNDAGHIELQYTARASYACNKAFNAPLGKSFGLIVGAPAAIGVVIADIALKAANVEVLGYSSPAKGTSFSNEVILTICGDSGAVRQAILAAKEVGVKLLETLGGPAPSSSTPYI; from the coding sequence ATGCAAGACAATTTAGTTGAAAAAATGATGGCAGAAGTGATGGAAAAATTAAAAGAAAAGAGTGGAGAAGCTCCAAAAGTTGAGTGTGCACCTGCAAGAGAGTGCCGTTTAACTGAATTTGTTGGAGTAACAACACATGGAGATGGAATAGGGCTTGTAATAGCAAATGTAGATCCAGCTCTTCACGAAGCTATGGGATTAGATAAAAAATATCGTTCAATTGGAATAATTGGAGCTAGAACAGGTGCAGGACCATTTATTATGGCAGCAGATGAAGCTGTAAAAGCAACTAATACAGAAGTTATTGCTATTGAACTTCCTAGAGATACAAAAGGTGGAGCAGGACACGGATCATTAATATTATTTGGTGCTGAAGATGTGTCAGATGCTAAAAGGGCAGTAGAGGTTGCAATAGCAGCAGTAACTGAAAAATTTGGAGATGTATATGGAAATGATGCAGGGCATATTGAATTACAATATACAGCAAGAGCATCATATGCTTGTAACAAAGCTTTCAATGCACCACTAGGAAAATCTTTTGGTCTAATAGTTGGAGCTCCAGCAGCAATAGGGGTAGTAATAGCAGATATAGCTCTTAAAGCAGCTAATGTTGAAGTTTTAGGATATAGTTCACCAGCAAAAGGAACAAGTTTCTCAAATGAAGTAATATTAACAATATGTGGAGATTCTGGAGCAGTAAGACAAGCAATACTTGCAGCTAAAGAAGTAGGAGTTAAATTACTTGAAACTTTAGGAGGACCAGCTCCTTCATCATCAACTCCATATATTTAG
- a CDS encoding BMC domain-containing protein, with the protein MISSLGLIEVVGLVGAIEAGDTAVKAANVRLIGIELTKGGGMVTVKIEGEVSAVTAAVEAGVMAAERLTTVVSKLVIARPSVEVGQMVEPTEVTEEVVEEIKEEVEEKQVEEVVEQEKEATEIEVVETTGKKNRKNK; encoded by the coding sequence ATGATAAGTTCACTAGGATTGATAGAGGTAGTTGGTCTAGTGGGAGCAATAGAAGCAGGAGATACAGCTGTAAAAGCTGCCAATGTAAGATTGATAGGAATTGAGCTTACAAAAGGTGGTGGAATGGTTACTGTTAAGATAGAAGGAGAGGTATCTGCAGTAACAGCAGCAGTAGAAGCTGGAGTTATGGCTGCTGAGAGATTGACTACTGTAGTTAGTAAATTAGTTATAGCAAGACCTTCTGTTGAAGTGGGACAAATGGTAGAACCTACTGAAGTGACAGAAGAAGTAGTGGAAGAGATAAAAGAGGAAGTAGAAGAGAAACAGGTAGAAGAGGTTGTAGAGCAAGAGAAAGAAGCTACTGAAATAGAGGTAGTTGAAACAACTGGTAAAAAAAATAGAAAAAACAAATAA
- a CDS encoding propanediol/glycerol family dehydratase large subunit has translation MRSKRFEVLGERPVNKDGYVKEWPEVGLISMNSPLDPKPSVKVVNGKIVELDGKRREDFDLLDHFIADYGIVVENAEKVMAMDSLEIARKLVDINVSRDEILKITLSLTPAKVAEVMGKMSVLEMMMAVNKMRARKTPSNQCHVTNLKDNPVQIAADAAEASLRGFAEEETTVAVTRYAPFNAIALLVGSQVGRPGILTQCSVEEATELLLGMRGLTAYAETVSVYGTEPVFIDGDDTPWSKSFLASAYASRGLKMRYTSGSGSEVLMGYAEGCSMLYLEARCLFITKGAGVQGIQNGSVSCVGVPGAVPSGVREILAENLVAMMLDLECASSNDQTFTHSDLRRVARSLMQMIPGTDFICSGYSSTPNYDNMFAGSNWDAEDYDDWNIIQRDLKIDAGLRPVKEEDVVRARNKAAKAIQAVFEALGLPEITDAEVEAATYAHGSKDMPERDMVADMKAATEMMERGITGMDVVKALKTKGFDDVASDLLKLMKLRVAGDHLHTSAILDRDFNVISAVNDRNDYSGPGTGYQISAERWEELSNIGNAVDASKIK, from the coding sequence ATGAGATCAAAACGTTTTGAAGTGTTAGGTGAAAGACCTGTAAATAAAGATGGATATGTAAAAGAGTGGCCAGAAGTAGGGTTAATATCAATGAACTCTCCTTTGGATCCAAAACCAAGTGTAAAGGTTGTAAATGGAAAAATAGTTGAACTAGATGGTAAGAGAAGAGAGGACTTTGACTTACTAGATCACTTTATAGCAGATTATGGAATAGTAGTAGAGAATGCAGAAAAAGTTATGGCTATGGATTCATTAGAAATAGCTAGAAAACTTGTAGACATAAATGTATCTAGAGATGAGATATTAAAGATAACTCTATCTCTAACTCCTGCAAAAGTTGCAGAGGTAATGGGAAAAATGTCTGTACTAGAGATGATGATGGCAGTTAACAAGATGAGAGCTAGAAAAACTCCTTCTAACCAATGTCACGTTACTAACTTAAAAGATAATCCAGTACAGATAGCTGCAGATGCAGCAGAAGCTTCATTGAGAGGATTTGCTGAAGAGGAAACAACAGTAGCTGTAACAAGATATGCTCCTTTCAATGCAATAGCTCTATTGGTTGGATCACAAGTTGGTAGACCTGGAATACTTACTCAATGTTCAGTTGAGGAAGCTACAGAGTTATTATTAGGAATGAGAGGACTTACTGCTTATGCAGAAACAGTATCAGTATATGGAACAGAGCCAGTATTTATAGATGGTGATGACACTCCATGGTCAAAATCTTTCTTAGCATCAGCTTATGCATCTAGAGGATTAAAAATGAGATATACATCTGGAAGTGGATCAGAAGTATTGATGGGATATGCTGAAGGATGTTCAATGTTATACCTAGAAGCTCGTTGCTTGTTCATAACTAAAGGAGCAGGGGTTCAAGGAATTCAAAATGGTTCAGTAAGTTGTGTAGGAGTACCAGGAGCAGTACCAAGTGGAGTAAGAGAGATATTAGCTGAAAACTTAGTAGCTATGATGTTAGACCTAGAGTGTGCATCAAGTAATGACCAAACATTTACTCACTCAGATTTAAGAAGAGTAGCAAGATCACTAATGCAAATGATTCCTGGAACTGACTTTATCTGTTCAGGATACAGTTCAACACCTAACTATGACAATATGTTTGCAGGATCAAACTGGGACGCAGAAGACTATGATGACTGGAATATAATTCAAAGAGACCTTAAAATAGATGCTGGATTGAGACCAGTAAAAGAGGAAGATGTTGTAAGAGCTAGAAATAAAGCTGCTAAAGCAATTCAAGCTGTGTTTGAAGCATTGGGATTACCAGAGATTACAGATGCAGAGGTAGAAGCAGCAACATATGCTCATGGAAGTAAAGATATGCCTGAAAGAGATATGGTAGCAGATATGAAAGCTGCAACAGAGATGATGGAAAGAGGAATTACAGGAATGGACGTTGTAAAAGCTCTTAAAACAAAAGGATTTGATGATGTTGCATCTGATCTACTAAAACTTATGAAATTAAGAGTAGCAGGAGACCACTTACATACATCAGCTATCTTAGATAGAGATTTCAATGTAATCAGTGCAGTTAATGATAGAAATGATTACAGTGGACCTGGAACAGGATATCAAATCTCTGCAGAAAGATGGGAAGAACTTTCAAATATTGGAAATGCAGTAGATGCATCAAAAATCAAATAG
- a CDS encoding phosphate propanoyltransferase produces the protein MKSLESTLREVLNEVISDEVVVGVSNRHIHLSQEDLEELFGAGYSLSKMKDMKQPGQFAAKETVTIEGPKGRFEGVRILGPVRKETQVEVSISDSFKIGVKPPIRESGKLDRTPGIKIIGPKGSIVKERGVIVAGRHIHMPKYIADIKGYKDGELVKVETSGERKVVLYNVLLRVGSNMAKEIHLDMDEANAAGLKNDDYVKIIRD, from the coding sequence ATGAAATCATTAGAGAGTACATTGAGAGAGGTTCTAAATGAAGTTATCTCTGATGAGGTGGTAGTTGGAGTTTCAAATAGACATATACACCTTTCTCAAGAGGATTTAGAAGAGCTTTTTGGAGCGGGATACAGCTTATCTAAGATGAAAGATATGAAACAACCAGGTCAGTTTGCTGCAAAGGAAACAGTGACTATTGAGGGGCCAAAAGGAAGATTTGAAGGTGTGAGAATCTTAGGTCCTGTGAGAAAAGAGACACAAGTTGAGGTATCAATATCAGATAGTTTTAAAATAGGAGTTAAACCTCCAATAAGAGAGTCAGGAAAATTGGATAGAACTCCTGGAATAAAAATAATAGGTCCAAAGGGAAGTATTGTTAAAGAAAGAGGAGTAATAGTAGCTGGAAGACACATACATATGCCTAAATATATAGCTGATATAAAAGGGTATAAAGATGGAGAACTTGTAAAAGTAGAGACTTCTGGTGAAAGAAAAGTAGTGCTATACAATGTACTTTTGAGAGTAGGAAGTAATATGGCAAAGGAGATACATTTAGATATGGACGAAGCCAACGCTGCTGGACTTAAAAATGATGATTATGTAAAAATAATAAGGGATTAA
- a CDS encoding diol dehydratase reactivase subunit alpha, translating into MKLIIGIDIGNATTESTLAEVNGKDIRVLSSGIAKTTGIKGTKENVKGVFSSLNEAFKKARRDISELSLVRINEAAPVIGDVAMETITETIITESTMIGHNPTTPGGAGIGVGISTPIEKIDNTMIGKEIVALISKEIDFQEAANIINMWVERGVEIKGAIAQKDDAVLINNRLNRKMPIVDEVLYFEKIPVNMLTALEVAEKGKVISMLSNPYGIATLFKLNSEETKMIVPISRALIGNRSAVVIKTPKGDVKSRVIPAGSIHIAGESKNRDIPVDKGAEEIMEALEVCYPVTDIWGEKGTNAGGMLEKVRIVMAQLTNQDPKNINIQDLLAVNTFVPKKVKGGIAEEFSMENAIGLAAMVKADRLQMEMIANDLQEKLQKRVVVGGVEAEMAIIGALTTPGTNKPLAIIDMGAGSTDASVITRDGKIASCHLAGAGNMVTMLIDKELGLGNFDLAEDIKKYPLAKVESLFHIRHEDGSVQFFDEPLDPKTFARVVILKEGAMIPSELDEPIEKIKRVRRDAKEKVFVVNAVRALKKVTPSGNIRDIEHVVLVGGSSLDFEVPQMVTDKLSYYGVVAGRGNIRGVEGPRNAVATGLALSYEGE; encoded by the coding sequence ATGAAACTTATTATAGGGATAGATATAGGAAATGCAACAACAGAGAGTACTCTAGCTGAAGTAAATGGAAAAGATATAAGAGTTTTGAGTAGTGGAATAGCTAAGACAACTGGAATAAAAGGAACTAAGGAGAATGTGAAGGGAGTGTTCTCATCTTTAAATGAAGCTTTTAAAAAAGCCAGAAGAGATATCTCTGAATTATCTTTGGTGAGAATAAATGAGGCAGCTCCAGTAATTGGAGATGTGGCTATGGAAACTATAACAGAGACTATAATAACAGAATCTACTATGATAGGTCATAATCCTACTACTCCAGGAGGAGCAGGGATAGGAGTGGGGATATCCACTCCTATTGAAAAAATAGATAATACTATGATTGGAAAAGAGATAGTGGCACTTATTTCAAAAGAGATAGACTTCCAAGAAGCAGCTAACATAATAAATATGTGGGTGGAAAGAGGAGTTGAGATAAAGGGTGCTATAGCTCAAAAAGATGATGCAGTCTTAATAAATAATAGATTAAATAGAAAGATGCCAATTGTAGATGAAGTACTTTATTTTGAAAAGATACCAGTAAATATGTTGACAGCATTGGAAGTGGCAGAGAAGGGAAAAGTAATCTCAATGCTTTCCAATCCATATGGAATAGCAACTTTATTTAAGCTAAATTCAGAAGAGACTAAGATGATAGTTCCAATTTCAAGAGCATTAATAGGAAATAGATCAGCAGTTGTTATAAAAACTCCAAAGGGAGATGTAAAATCAAGAGTTATTCCAGCAGGATCTATACATATAGCTGGTGAGAGCAAAAATAGAGATATCCCTGTGGATAAGGGTGCTGAGGAGATAATGGAAGCTTTAGAAGTTTGTTATCCAGTAACTGATATCTGGGGAGAAAAGGGAACTAATGCTGGGGGAATGTTGGAGAAAGTAAGAATTGTAATGGCACAACTTACTAACCAAGATCCTAAAAATATCAATATTCAGGATCTATTGGCAGTGAATACTTTTGTTCCTAAAAAGGTCAAAGGGGGAATTGCAGAGGAGTTTTCAATGGAGAATGCCATTGGATTAGCTGCAATGGTAAAAGCTGATAGATTACAAATGGAGATGATAGCCAATGATCTACAAGAAAAACTCCAAAAGAGGGTTGTAGTTGGAGGAGTAGAGGCAGAGATGGCAATAATAGGAGCTTTAACAACACCAGGAACAAATAAACCACTGGCTATAATAGATATGGGAGCAGGATCAACAGATGCTTCTGTAATAACTAGAGATGGAAAGATAGCTTCTTGTCACTTGGCAGGGGCTGGAAATATGGTAACAATGCTAATAGATAAAGAGCTAGGGTTAGGCAACTTTGATTTAGCTGAAGATATAAAAAAATATCCATTAGCAAAAGTGGAGAGTTTATTTCATATAAGACATGAAGATGGAAGTGTTCAATTCTTTGATGAACCACTGGATCCAAAAACATTTGCAAGGGTAGTAATCTTAAAAGAGGGTGCAATGATTCCATCGGAATTAGATGAACCTATTGAGAAGATTAAGAGAGTGAGAAGGGATGCTAAGGAGAAGGTCTTTGTGGTAAATGCTGTAAGGGCATTGAAGAAAGTTACTCCAAGTGGAAATATAAGAGATATAGAGCATGTGGTACTTGTAGGAGGTTCATCACTTGACTTTGAAGTTCCTCAAATGGTTACAGATAAACTATCATACTATGGAGTTGTAGCAGGAAGAGGAAATATAAGAGGAGTAGAGGGACCAAGAAATGCAGTTGCAACAGGATTAGCTCTCTCTTATGAAGGTGAGTAA
- a CDS encoding flavoprotein, producing the protein MEFNLMVDYIVKEVLKRLEEESISKKKRGLVIINGGTANLDQILVELEKIKQEYEVEVIFSEAGKKIVGEEKFKNFEIKENITMENCSSLINQNEIILLPLLTKNTCAKVAVGIRDNISTYVISKAILAGKKIVAVYDSCRVRDDNEYGKQLNLNIKKLQSYGIAFVESKDLADYVLKEQKNQYLNLKDKKIITADDIFSIKDKKVIISKEAIVTTLAKEKAQENRILFKQEK; encoded by the coding sequence ATGGAATTTAATCTTATGGTAGATTATATAGTAAAAGAGGTACTAAAGAGATTAGAGGAAGAGAGTATTTCTAAAAAGAAGAGAGGATTAGTAATAATAAATGGTGGAACTGCTAATCTTGATCAAATATTAGTAGAGTTAGAGAAGATAAAACAGGAGTATGAAGTAGAGGTAATTTTTTCAGAAGCTGGGAAAAAGATAGTTGGAGAGGAAAAATTTAAAAACTTCGAGATAAAAGAAAACATTACAATGGAGAATTGTAGTAGCTTGATAAACCAAAATGAAATTATCTTGTTACCACTATTGACTAAAAATACTTGTGCAAAAGTAGCAGTGGGAATAAGAGATAATATCTCAACCTATGTGATATCAAAGGCGATTTTGGCTGGGAAAAAAATAGTTGCTGTGTATGATTCATGTAGAGTTAGAGATGATAATGAGTATGGAAAACAACTAAATTTAAATATAAAGAAATTACAAAGTTATGGAATAGCTTTTGTAGAAAGTAAAGATTTAGCTGACTATGTATTGAAAGAGCAAAAAAATCAATACTTGAATTTGAAGGATAAAAAGATAATTACAGCAGATGATATCTTTAGTATAAAAGATAAGAAGGTTATAATTTCTAAAGAAGCTATTGTTACAACATTAGCTAAAGAGAAAGCTCAAGAGAATAGAATTTTGTTTAAGCAGGAAAAATAG